A single Merismopedia glauca CCAP 1448/3 DNA region contains:
- a CDS encoding molybdopterin molybdotransferase MoeA, which produces MLLAQLAENLIMNLVSSIDTEIVDISLSAGRILAQPLASQLDFPHWDNSAMDGYAVRFTDVETCTPEQPAILKVVETIAAGSQPQLVIHPGEAARIFTGACLPLGADTIVMQEQAQLQDEDRVAILNSPSVLGEFVRHRASFYQAGNTLLESGTLIKAPEIAILAAAQCQQLTVFRRPRVVVFSTGDELVSIGQSLQPGQIVDSNHYALMVFAAQAGAIPTYLGIVKDEEKATKNMVAQAIAKADIVLSSGGVSVGEHDYVEKVLEALGAEIHIRSVAVKPGKPLTVATFPQLPHQPIYFGLPGNPVSALVSCWRFVAPALKKLSGIKDNWKPEFIKARSQHNLRSDGKRETYLWGKLDLVAGNYEFSLAGGSQNSGNLINLAQTTGLAMLPVGKTSISQGEEVEVLKI; this is translated from the coding sequence GTGCTATTAGCTCAACTAGCAGAAAACCTAATTATGAATTTAGTATCGTCCATCGATACTGAAATAGTTGATATATCATTGTCGGCTGGGCGAATTCTGGCTCAGCCTTTAGCCAGTCAGCTAGATTTTCCTCATTGGGATAACTCCGCAATGGATGGATATGCTGTCAGGTTTACCGATGTGGAAACTTGTACTCCAGAGCAACCAGCCATCCTCAAAGTTGTAGAGACAATTGCAGCCGGTTCTCAGCCACAACTGGTGATACACCCTGGAGAAGCCGCCCGAATTTTTACTGGGGCTTGCTTACCTTTAGGTGCTGATACGATTGTGATGCAAGAACAAGCCCAACTGCAAGATGAAGATCGAGTAGCTATTTTAAATTCTCCGTCAGTTTTGGGAGAATTTGTCAGACATCGGGCTAGCTTTTATCAAGCCGGAAACACATTACTAGAATCAGGAACATTAATTAAAGCTCCAGAAATAGCCATTTTAGCGGCAGCGCAGTGTCAACAATTAACTGTGTTTCGTCGTCCGCGAGTAGTTGTTTTTTCCACAGGCGATGAATTAGTCTCCATCGGACAATCTTTACAACCAGGACAAATTGTTGATTCTAATCATTATGCGTTGATGGTATTTGCAGCGCAAGCTGGAGCGATACCCACGTATTTAGGGATTGTCAAAGATGAAGAGAAAGCCACAAAAAACATGGTAGCTCAGGCTATAGCCAAGGCAGATATTGTCCTTTCTAGTGGTGGGGTTTCGGTTGGCGAACACGACTATGTAGAAAAAGTCTTAGAAGCCTTGGGAGCAGAGATTCACATCAGATCTGTAGCGGTTAAACCAGGAAAACCCCTCACCGTAGCTACTTTTCCCCAACTACCACACCAACCTATCTATTTTGGATTACCTGGAAATCCAGTATCCGCCCTAGTTAGCTGTTGGCGCTTTGTAGCACCAGCCTTAAAGAAACTATCTGGTATCAAAGATAACTGGAAACCAGAATTTATCAAAGCGCGATCGCAACACAATTTACGTTCAGATGGTAAGCGCGAAACATACCTCTGGGGAAAACTAGATTTAGTTGCAGGTAATTACGAATTTAGCCTAGCTGGTGGTAGTCAGAATTCTGGTAACTTAATCAATCTGGCTCAAACTACGGGTTTAGCTATGTTACCTGTAGGAAAAACCTCAATTAGTCAAGGAGAAGAAGTAGAAGTTTTAAAGATATAG
- a CDS encoding WD40 repeat domain-containing protein, which produces MTIDEALNIIDSALQPKHLNDTQELVFRQSWVGKSYAEMAVTCGYNEDYLKDIGSKLWKLLSQALQQEVRKSNLQVVLRRWLQSQNEAIATAISIESTDAPVEIALPTPLQDCQVDWGEAMEVYTFFGRTRELEQLEEWIINQHCRLIAVLGMGGIGKSALVIKLAEQLSASQEFKFVIWRSLRNAPRIEALLADLIQVLSGQTETEVSLPKDLGGRLTRLLHYLRQSRCLLILDNGETILQAGTRVGHYREGYEGYGELWRQVGELRHQSCLLLTSREKPQEIALLEGDTLPVKSWLLSGLNLVDGQALIQETGAIAQSPSDWEIVVQHFAGNPLALKIVAAAIEDLFGGSLSEFIAYTQQHQSSLIFDDIRHLLDRQFNRLSDLEQEVMYWLAINREFVSLYELKTDLVSSTAQRHLSETLSFLARRSLLETQMMSFTQQPVVMEYVTEKLIESITQEIITGEIDLLMSHALIKANAKDYLRDSQIRVIIEPILASLDSSHPNQVETLLNRLIKGLHEQYSHIPGYGTGNVINLLRHLGQDFTGYDFSNLAIWQANLQNLRLHHVNLENADLSKSVFSETLGGIFKIAFSHDGKLLALGDSDGEIRLWRVRDRQLVASWRGHEGVMSGMAFSPDDQMLVTASRNTIKLWVIGDEASAPRQPLGQSLRTWSEHSGWIRYVDFSPDGHLIASAGNEDRTLRIWEVETGECRHILVNPGGSVLTCTFHPTEAIVATGNGDCTTKLWDAGTGECLQTLVGQSNQIWSIAFSPDGKILATGDAGGTIKLWRVETGECYATATGHIGIIYNLDISPNGETIASAGSDSTARVWSLDTGQCLRALLGHTNSVFTLGFNPLNQTLVTGSFDRTVKFWDYQTGQCLNTWRGYSNGVCAIAILPNSTLASGYHDGLIRLWNLKTGTCIQTLAGHEDFVWTVAASPDGQFLATSGEDRLIKIWDLATGECCKVLRGHLSTVTALAFSSQFVAAVARQEAEGILVSASYDGTVKVWDLATGSCLRTLQGHLSWIWDVAFHPDGQIFASASFDHTILLWNHQQDESLQVLTDHTHWVWSVAFSPDGHNLATGSGDHTIKIWEVATGECLQSLPGHTSWVLTVAFSPDHRYLASGSADNTVKIWDLATGNCLHTLEGHVNWVWSVVFDEDSETVISGCQDETIQVWDVKTGERLRVLKGDRLYEQMNITGVTGLNQSQHHALQVLGAISPYK; this is translated from the coding sequence ATGACTATCGACGAAGCACTAAACATTATTGATAGCGCTCTACAGCCAAAACATCTAAACGACACTCAAGAGTTGGTATTTCGCCAAAGTTGGGTAGGTAAAAGTTATGCCGAGATGGCAGTGACTTGTGGTTACAACGAAGATTATCTCAAAGATATTGGCTCAAAGTTGTGGAAGTTACTCTCTCAAGCATTGCAGCAAGAAGTTAGAAAAAGCAATTTGCAAGTTGTGCTACGGCGTTGGCTTCAAAGTCAAAATGAGGCGATCGCTACAGCTATCAGCATAGAATCAACTGATGCACCTGTCGAGATCGCTTTGCCAACTCCTCTCCAAGATTGTCAGGTAGATTGGGGTGAGGCGATGGAAGTTTATACATTTTTCGGTCGCACTAGGGAATTAGAGCAATTAGAAGAATGGATAATTAACCAACATTGCCGTTTGATCGCTGTTTTGGGGATGGGTGGGATCGGAAAAAGCGCCCTAGTCATCAAGTTAGCCGAACAGTTGAGCGCTAGCCAAGAGTTTAAGTTTGTAATTTGGCGATCGCTCAGGAATGCACCCCGAATTGAGGCACTGCTAGCCGATCTAATTCAAGTCTTATCTGGGCAAACTGAAACAGAAGTCAGCTTACCCAAAGATTTGGGGGGAAGATTGACAAGATTGCTGCATTATTTGAGACAATCTCGCTGTTTGTTGATTCTGGATAACGGGGAAACGATTTTGCAAGCAGGAACGCGAGTCGGTCACTATCGGGAAGGTTATGAAGGTTACGGGGAATTGTGGCGACAGGTGGGGGAATTACGCCATCAAAGTTGCCTTTTGCTCACTAGTAGGGAAAAACCCCAAGAAATTGCCCTATTAGAAGGAGATACCCTACCCGTTAAATCCTGGCTGCTATCTGGCTTAAATCTAGTAGATGGACAAGCGCTGATTCAAGAAACAGGTGCGATCGCTCAATCTCCATCTGATTGGGAAATTGTAGTCCAGCATTTCGCGGGAAATCCCTTGGCGCTGAAAATAGTCGCCGCAGCCATTGAAGATTTGTTTGGAGGCAGTTTATCGGAATTTATCGCCTATACTCAACAGCACCAAAGTAGCTTAATTTTTGATGACATTCGCCACCTGTTAGACAGACAATTCAATCGTCTTTCTGACTTAGAACAAGAGGTAATGTATTGGCTAGCAATTAACCGAGAATTTGTCTCCCTTTACGAACTAAAAACCGATTTAGTCTCATCTACCGCCCAAAGACACCTCTCTGAAACTTTGTCTTTTTTGGCGCGGCGTTCTCTACTGGAAACTCAAATGATGAGTTTTACCCAACAGCCAGTGGTGATGGAATATGTCACCGAAAAACTGATTGAATCCATAACTCAAGAAATTATCACTGGTGAGATTGATTTACTGATGAGTCATGCTCTGATCAAAGCAAATGCCAAAGATTACCTGCGAGATAGTCAAATTCGAGTGATTATTGAGCCAATTTTAGCTAGCTTAGATAGCAGCCATCCGAATCAGGTAGAAACCCTTTTAAATCGGCTAATAAAAGGCTTACATGAGCAATATTCTCATATCCCTGGATATGGGACGGGAAATGTCATCAATCTGTTGCGCCATCTGGGTCAGGATTTTACTGGCTACGATTTCTCTAATTTGGCGATCTGGCAAGCCAATTTGCAAAATTTGCGGTTACACCATGTCAACTTGGAAAATGCCGATTTAAGTAAATCTGTATTTTCGGAAACCTTGGGCGGAATTTTTAAAATCGCTTTTAGTCATGATGGGAAGCTACTAGCTTTGGGCGATTCTGATGGTGAAATTCGCCTGTGGCGGGTCAGAGATCGCCAATTGGTAGCTAGTTGGCGCGGTCATGAAGGGGTGATGTCGGGAATGGCGTTTAGTCCCGATGACCAGATGTTGGTCACTGCATCCCGTAATACGATCAAGCTGTGGGTAATTGGAGATGAAGCGAGTGCCCCTCGCCAGCCTTTAGGTCAATCTCTGAGAACTTGGTCAGAGCATTCTGGGTGGATTCGCTACGTTGATTTTAGTCCCGATGGTCATCTAATTGCCAGTGCTGGAAATGAAGATCGAACTCTGCGGATCTGGGAGGTAGAAACTGGGGAATGTCGTCATATATTGGTCAATCCTGGGGGTTCTGTCTTAACTTGTACTTTCCACCCCACAGAGGCGATCGTGGCTACAGGTAACGGAGATTGTACTACCAAGCTTTGGGATGCTGGGACGGGAGAATGTTTGCAGACCTTGGTCGGACAGTCAAATCAAATTTGGTCGATCGCTTTTAGTCCTGATGGTAAGATCCTGGCGACTGGGGATGCTGGTGGCACGATTAAATTATGGCGGGTAGAGACAGGAGAATGCTATGCCACCGCGACAGGTCATATAGGCATCATCTACAACCTTGATATTAGTCCTAATGGTGAAACTATCGCTAGTGCTGGTTCTGATTCTACCGCCAGGGTGTGGAGTTTGGATACTGGGCAGTGTTTGCGGGCTTTGTTGGGTCATACTAATAGCGTATTTACCCTGGGTTTCAACCCCCTGAACCAAACCCTAGTCACAGGTAGCTTCGATCGCACCGTCAAGTTTTGGGATTACCAAACTGGTCAATGTCTGAATACCTGGCGAGGATATAGCAATGGAGTCTGTGCGATCGCGATTCTCCCCAATTCCACCTTGGCTAGCGGTTATCACGATGGTCTGATTCGGTTGTGGAATCTAAAAACTGGCACCTGTATCCAAACTTTAGCTGGTCATGAAGATTTTGTCTGGACGGTAGCGGCTAGTCCTGATGGTCAATTCCTGGCAACTAGCGGCGAAGATCGACTAATCAAAATTTGGGATCTAGCTACAGGAGAATGCTGTAAAGTTTTGCGGGGTCATCTGAGTACAGTCACGGCTTTGGCTTTTAGTTCCCAATTTGTTGCTGCGGTTGCAAGACAGGAAGCTGAAGGAATCTTAGTTAGTGCCAGCTACGATGGCACCGTAAAGGTTTGGGATTTAGCCACTGGTAGCTGTTTACGCACTTTACAAGGACACCTAAGTTGGATTTGGGATGTTGCCTTTCATCCCGATGGGCAAATTTTCGCCAGCGCGAGTTTCGATCATACAATCCTTCTATGGAACCACCAGCAAGATGAATCTTTGCAAGTGCTGACAGACCATACCCATTGGGTTTGGAGTGTTGCTTTTAGTCCTGATGGTCACAATTTGGCTACAGGTAGCGGCGATCACACGATTAAAATTTGGGAAGTAGCCACTGGAGAGTGTCTGCAAAGCTTACCAGGACATACCAGTTGGGTATTAACTGTTGCTTTTAGTCCCGATCATCGATACCTGGCTAGTGGTAGTGCTGATAATACTGTGAAAATTTGGGATTTAGCGACCGGAAATTGTCTTCATACCTTAGAAGGACACGTTAATTGGGTCTGGTCAGTTGTGTTTGATGAAGACAGTGAAACCGTTATCAGTGGCTGTCAAGATGAAACTATTCAGGTTTGGGATGTCAAAACTGGGGAACGTCTGAGAGTTTTAAAAGGCGATCGCCTCTACGAACAAATGAATATTACAGGAGTCACAGGATTAAATCAATCTCAGCACCACGCTTTACAAGTTTTAGGGGCTATTTCACCTTATAAATAA
- the hemJ gene encoding protoporphyrinogen oxidase HemJ, with amino-acid sequence MAYYWFKAFHIIGVVVWFAGLFYLVRLFIYHVEANEQPEPARSILKNQYEIMEKRLLNIITTPGMIVTVVMAVGLLVTNQELLHEGWLHTKLLFVAVLLFYHHYCVKVMKQLQRNECGWSSKQLRALNEAPTLLLVVIVMLAVFKNSLPTDLTAWVIFGLVILMAATIQLYARKRRLDQEKLMTEATQE; translated from the coding sequence ATGGCTTATTATTGGTTTAAAGCTTTTCATATCATTGGTGTAGTGGTTTGGTTTGCAGGGTTGTTTTATCTGGTACGTTTGTTTATTTATCATGTTGAGGCGAACGAACAACCAGAACCCGCCCGCAGCATTTTAAAAAATCAGTACGAAATCATGGAAAAACGGCTGCTGAATATCATTACTACTCCTGGAATGATAGTTACAGTAGTGATGGCGGTTGGTTTATTGGTAACTAATCAAGAGTTACTCCATGAAGGTTGGTTACACACTAAACTACTCTTTGTGGCGGTTTTACTTTTTTATCACCACTATTGTGTGAAGGTGATGAAGCAGTTACAGAGAAACGAATGTGGTTGGAGTAGCAAACAACTGAGGGCGTTAAATGAAGCGCCAACTTTGCTATTAGTTGTGATTGTAATGTTAGCTGTCTTTAAAAATAGTTTACCTACAGATTTAACTGCTTGGGTAATTTTTGGATTAGTCATCTTGATGGCAGCAACAATTCAACTTTACGCCAGAAAGCGCCGCCTCGACCAAGAAAAATTGATGACGGAAGCAACTCAAGAGTAA